A DNA window from Solanum lycopersicum chromosome 3, SLM_r2.1 contains the following coding sequences:
- the LOC101266604 gene encoding F-box protein PP2-A13 encodes MGANNSGLVDHEKLTSNMSPLETGLGDLPESCIALVLTHLDPIQISKISRVSRTFHQASLTDLVWEPKLPQNYQILLKNYKNLLSNASDQHLTKKDIFVRLCRPNHFGSSNYKVFWMEKNRGMCVCISWKEMKITGIEDRRYWTHVTSDESRFNTFAFLKQIWWVEVEGNLEFEFPAGNYSVFFRLQLGKTSTRLGRRICTVDQVHGWNIKPVQFQLSTSNGQQASAQYYLNEPGKWINYYVGDFVVDSMQTKLKFSMTQIDCTHTKGGLCLDSVLIIPTHIGPKKSMLTF; translated from the exons atgggGGCTAATAATTCTGGCTTGGTGGATCATGAGAAATTAACAAGTAATATGAGTCCTTTAGAGACAGGACTTGGAGACTTGCCAGAAAGCTGCATAGCTTTGGTCCTTACACATCTTGACCCAATTCAGATCTCTAAAATTAGTAGAGTCAGTAGGACATTCCATCAAGCTTCATTAACTGACCTTGTATGGGAGCCAAAGTTGcctcaaaattatcaaattcttctcaaaaattataaaaatctacTGTCAAACGCTAGCGACCAACACTTGACAAAGAAAGATATATTCGTCAGATTGTGTCGTCCGAATCACTTTGGGAGTAGCAACTACAAG GTATTTTGGATGGAAAAAAATAGAGGAATGTGTGTTTGTATATCGTGGAAGGAAATGAAGATAACAGGCATAGAAGACCGCAGATATTGGACCCATGTTACATCTGATGAATCAAG GTTCAACACATTTGCATTTCTTAAACAAATATGGTGGGTTGAAGTGGAAGGGAACTTAGAGTTCGAATTCCCAGCGGGGAACTACAGCGTGTTCTTTCGTCTTCAACTGGGAAAAACGTCGACAAGACTAGGGCGACGAATCTGCACCGTTGATCAAGTGCACGGGTGGAATATCAAACCCGTTCAATTTCAATTATCAACATCAAACGGCCAGCAGGCAAGTGCACAATATTACTTGAATGAGCCAGGAAAGTGGATAAATTATTATGTTGGAGATTTTGTTGTGGACAGCATGCAAACAAAGTTAAAGTTCTCAATGACTCAAATTGATTGCACTCATACTAAAGGGGGTCTGTGCTTAGACTCTGTGCTCATTATCCCTACTCACATTGGACCAAAAAAAAGTATGTTAACTTTTTGA
- the LOC101266305 gene encoding F-box protein At4g00755, with protein sequence MEGCGDFVQCLLPDMSIKILSCLDNPSDLIRVSAVSSSWRQFVIGNDLCKHLCLKRFPEISSVGNMIEVENTVLPVVSQPEKSTEWLCLERNHRVYAFLSRGLSNCMTEDCLIDAIHASSTDNYPEESILNTLKPGDRVERRASYWSSGGQSDPTVPETLTYKLISKLCLISEIHVQPFQAYFQFGFPIYSAKAVRFRVGHPNVKIDVESDNGQESVAGQARSFSDKVVWTYTSPEFPLVQDNILQKFKLPEPVLCIGGILQVELLGRVQKQQLDGLYYICVSHVQVVGRPLLSTFDVEILDESGKCSLKYCPKERLLCESSNKSTKGESSSPPRFHRFRASLRGWEQMILTTLLGAGAGVVDDDDSDD encoded by the exons ATGGAGGGTTGTGGGGATTTTGTGCAATGCCTTTTACCTGATATGTCTATAAAGATCCTAAGTTGTTTGGATAACCCGTCTGATCTTATCCGGGTTTCTGCTGTGTCTAGTTCTTGGCGTCAATTCG TGATTGGAAATGACTTGTGTAAGCATCTCTGCTTAAAGAGATTTCCTGAAATATCAAGTGTTGGAAATATGATTGAAGTTGAAAACACTGTTTTACCAGTGGTATCTCAGCCTGAAAAGTCTACAGAGTGGTTATGTCTGGAGAGGAATCATAGAGTTTATGCATTTTTGTCACGCGGCCTTTCCAACTGTATGACGGAAGACTGCTTAATAGATGCAATTCATGCATCAAGCACTGACAACTATCCTGAAGAAAGCATTCTGAATACATTAAAACCAGGCGATCGTGTTGAGCGCAGAGCTTCATACTGGTCAAGTGGAGGGCAAAGTGATCCTACAGTTCCCGAGACACTAACATATAAATTAATCTCAAAGCTGTGCCTGATTTCAGAAATTCATGTACAGCCATTTCAAG CATATTTCCAGTTTGGCTTTCCCATTTATTCAGCAAAAGCTGTGAGATTCCGGGTGGGACATCCTAATGTTAAAATAGACGTAGAAAGTGACAATGGACAAGAATCTGTGGCTGGTCAAGCCCGATCTTTCTCTGACAAGGTTGTATGGACATATACCTCACCAGAATTTCCCTTGGTTCAG GACAACATCTTGCAGAAGTTTAAGCTGCCAGAACCTGTTCTTTGCATTGGCGGGATCCTACAAGTCGAGCTCTTAGGCAGAGTTCAGAAACAACAATTGGATGGTCTATATTATATATG TGTGTCGCATGTCCAAGTTGTTGGAAGGCCACTCTTGTCAACATTTGATGTTGAGATACTCGATGAATCCGGGAAGTGCAGTCTGAAGTACTGCCCAAAAGAAAGGTTGTTGTGCGAGTCAAGTAACAAATCTACTAAAGGAGAGTCAAGTAGTCCTCCTCGGTTTCACAGGTTCAGGGCAAGCTTAAGGGGATGGGAGCAAATGATCCTGACTACACTACTTGGAGCCGGAGCTGGcgttgttgatgatgatgattcaGATGACTAA